One stretch of Syntrophomonadaceae bacterium DNA includes these proteins:
- a CDS encoding flavodoxin family protein: MIKVLGINGSPRKGNSQYLLEKALAAAGQVAPGEVEVDLYSIRGKKYGPCISCFKCGELSGECIIKDDFQELREKWVLADVIIYSVPVYHMGIPAQLKAFIDRLGNSLFGRYAELFPGESKLPKSLKVVGSIAQGAHLFSGQEHAITDLINHAIIMGCIPVSGDLWEAYIGAGAWTYNEIERNVLEQREGDGSLDTRVALRGAESIGRRATELAFILKAGGQANAGRLGKDPIYQPFLHRVQS; the protein is encoded by the coding sequence ATGATTAAGGTTTTAGGTATTAATGGCAGTCCCCGGAAGGGAAACAGCCAGTATCTATTGGAAAAAGCCCTGGCGGCTGCCGGTCAGGTGGCGCCGGGGGAGGTGGAGGTAGATCTGTATTCGATCAGGGGCAAGAAATATGGCCCTTGTATTTCTTGCTTCAAATGCGGCGAACTAAGCGGCGAGTGTATCATCAAAGATGATTTTCAGGAGCTCAGGGAGAAATGGGTGCTGGCGGATGTAATTATCTATTCAGTTCCGGTTTACCATATGGGGATCCCGGCCCAGCTCAAGGCCTTCATCGACCGGCTGGGCAACAGTTTATTCGGCCGTTATGCCGAACTTTTTCCGGGTGAAAGCAAGCTGCCTAAAAGTTTAAAGGTTGTCGGCTCCATTGCCCAGGGCGCTCACCTGTTTTCCGGGCAGGAACATGCCATTACAGATTTGATCAACCACGCCATCATCATGGGCTGCATCCCTGTCAGCGGCGATTTATGGGAGGCTTATATCGGGGCCGGGGCCTGGACCTATAACGAGATTGAACGCAATGTGCTGGAACAGCGGGAAGGGGACGGCAGCCTGGATACCCGCGTGGCCCTGCGGGGTGCGGAAAGCATTGGCCGCCGCGCAACGGAGCTGGCCTTTATATTAAAGGCGGGCGGGCAAGCCAATGCCGGCCGGTTAGGAAAAGACCCCATTTACCAGCCA
- a CDS encoding MoaD/ThiS family protein translates to MIRVTLRVGGGLGGILRVESSDHVLPDGTRLQSVMEMLHRKLGDEVLSPSVLAAVNGRRVGEEERADWILLDGDVVSVIKALAGG, encoded by the coding sequence ATGATCAGAGTTACACTTAGGGTTGGCGGCGGGCTGGGGGGCATCCTCCGCGTCGAATCTTCCGATCACGTCCTGCCCGATGGGACCAGACTGCAGTCGGTGATGGAAATGCTACACCGGAAGCTGGGCGACGAGGTCTTGAGTCCGTCGGTGCTGGCGGCGGTAAACGGCCGGCGGGTAGGGGAAGAGGAGCGGGCGGACTGGATTTTGCTTGACGGTGACGTAGTTTCGGTAATCAAGGCCCTGGCTGGCGGCTAG